TTTGTAAGGAATAGGGCGGGGCAAAACCACATCGAACGCAGAGATACGATCGCTTACTGCCATTACCATGAACTTGTCCCCGATGGTGTACACATCACGAACTTTCCCTTTGTAGAAGGCGGTCTGACCCGGGAATTTGAAATTCGAATCTAACATGAATTATGAAATTAAAAATGAATTATCGGTGATTTGCGAGCAAAAGTAAATCACGGATCGCATGATTTCAATTTTTTTTCACTATTCATTTCGGGGAAGATGCTAACTGTTGCCCGTTACCGGCATATGGCCTCAATAAACTGATGATGATTTCATTCTCGGGATACTGTGTCAGGTGAGGCCTCAGTTGTTCGGCATCCGTTGTTTGCAGGTGCACCGGCACATACCCCATGCCATAGAAGCGGCCTTTCTCCATGAGGATGCAGCTTTGTTCTTCGCTGTTGCGGCCTTTGTCCATGATCACCACGGAGGGCTGCTGCTCCTGCAGGAAGGCGATCGCCGCTTTTACGCGCTGGTTATATACTTCCGGCGCTTCTGCTTTCTCACAGGCGCCATGACAGGTGGCTGCTGTTTTCCCGGCACAGGTGCCACCGCCCTTTTGCAGGAAACACAATTTGGGGCACAGCTCAAACTGCCGGATCAGCGCCCTGAGCAGCCGGTGCCCGTCGATCAACAGGTTAAAGGCATGTACCGGATGACTGAACTTGCGCTTTTTTTCGATAGCGAGGCGCAGGTATCCTTCCTGGTCTTCAAAAAGATAAAAACCATAACGGAATTCCACTCTCTTCTGTGCCGCGTTAAAAGCAGGCCACAGGCGCTTGATCTCTACCGACTCCAGGATACAGGCCATCAGATCGGTGGCGGTTTCCTGATAGGTGATATTATACACGGTGCGTAGGAAATTCTGCCGCTGGCGGCTGGCGCTATGCCCTGTAAAGTGGCTGTTGACACGCTTTTTCAGGTCTTTGGCCTTTCCTACGTACACTACTTTTCCTTTCACGTCATGAAAATAATAGACACCCGGCACCTGGGGCAGTTGTTTCACCACTTCCGGTTGCAGGTTAGGCGGCAGGAACTGTTCCTTGGAACCGGCCTTCAGCGCCGCCGCGATGGCTTTCTCTTTATCCTGCTGCAACAGCAGGGCAAACAGTTTGGTTGTTGCTTCCGCGTCCCCGCCTGCCCGGTGACGGCCATTGATGGGGATTTCCAGATGACGGCAGAGGTTGCCCAGACTATAGGAAGGCAGTCCCGGCAGGATCTTCCTCCCCAGCCTTACGGTACAGAGCTTCTTGCATTGGAGGTCCAGCCCGGCGGCGGCCAGGTGGTGCTTCACGAACGAATAGTCAAAGTTGACGTTATGCGCCACAAAGATTTTATCGTGCAACAGCTCATAAATCAGGGGCGCCACCGCTTCAAAGGGAGGTGCTTCGGCCACCATGCTGTTGGTGATGCCCGTCAGGGACTCGATGTAATAAGGAATAGGCACTCCAGGATTGACCAGGGTCTGGTAATGCTGTGTGATTTCCCGGCCATCAAACAGGTAGATGGCTATTTCGGTAATGCCGTTGGCACTGGCGTGGCCCCCGGTAGTTTCTATATCGACAATTGCGTACACCTTACAAAGATAAAGGTTGTTGCTTTTTGTTCAATCGTTTTAATCCCCATAATGCCAGCAAAAGATAAAACACCCACAGCAACAACAGATGCACTACTGACCCCGCATGCTCCCGGAGGGTGCCACCGGTTTGTACGACAGACGTATACACCTTCACGAAAGGCGTCAGCGGCAACAACGACGACAGCCCCTGCAATGCCGGCGGCA
This window of the Chitinophaga varians genome carries:
- a CDS encoding exonuclease domain-containing protein, with the protein product MYAIVDIETTGGHASANGITEIAIYLFDGREITQHYQTLVNPGVPIPYYIESLTGITNSMVAEAPPFEAVAPLIYELLHDKIFVAHNVNFDYSFVKHHLAAAGLDLQCKKLCTVRLGRKILPGLPSYSLGNLCRHLEIPINGRHRAGGDAEATTKLFALLLQQDKEKAIAAALKAGSKEQFLPPNLQPEVVKQLPQVPGVYYFHDVKGKVVYVGKAKDLKKRVNSHFTGHSASRQRQNFLRTVYNITYQETATDLMACILESVEIKRLWPAFNAAQKRVEFRYGFYLFEDQEGYLRLAIEKKRKFSHPVHAFNLLIDGHRLLRALIRQFELCPKLCFLQKGGGTCAGKTAATCHGACEKAEAPEVYNQRVKAAIAFLQEQQPSVVIMDKGRNSEEQSCILMEKGRFYGMGYVPVHLQTTDAEQLRPHLTQYPENEIIISLLRPYAGNGQQLASSPK